The Verrucomicrobiales bacterium genome segment GTGGGACAGCAGGTGCGACTTTTGAAGCCATTTTCCGAGGCGATGTAGTCAACTTCAAATATTGATCTCACTTCCTTTCCGCGTAAACGGTTCATCCTGAAAGAGCCGACTAACGGCTTTTGTCCTTATGGGATGATACTGTCGTAATCGTAATCGTAATCGTAATCGTAATCGCCCTCCGTCCGGAGTTCGGGGGTAGTGACGAGTGATAAGTGGCGAGTGGCCTACACCCGTTCCCTTCGGTAACTAATCACTCAGAGCGGCCGGTGGCATCGCTGCGCGATGCTCCGTATTTTTTAACGATTCCTGGGGTGCCAGCACCCCAGGCTAATCTCTGCGAACCCTTCGGGTTCAGGGCTGTGGCCGCCTCGTGATGACTTCCTTCAGCTTGTCTTTCCGCATCGTTGGAGGAAAGACGATAGCCCTCTACCGCTGTCCTGCACCCCCGGAGGGCGGCTCGGCCAACCTCATCCACCTCCAATCACCCCTGTGCCAGGGGATTATCGGCGGGTCATTTGTGCCAGCAGTTGGGACAGGTGCTCCTGAACCACGGGGACATGGAAGTGTCGCAGCGCGGCCTCCCGCGCGCCTGCCGCCAACGTGGCACGGAGGTTGGGATCCTGGATCGCTTTGGCCAGCAGATCGGCCACTCGGTCCGCCGGGTCATCAGGGGACACGACCAGCGCGCTGACCCCGTCCTGCACGTAGCGGGCATTGTCCCCAATGTCCGTGGTCATGACAGTCCGGCCGGCTGCCAGGTATTCGGAGAGCTTGGTGGACAGTCCCGACTTGCTCCACACCGAGTTGGTGCGGAGATTCATCAGGATGTTCGCATTGGCCACCTCCTCTTTCACCACGGAGGAGGGGCTGAACCCACGCAGGGTCACGCAGGACTCAAGCTTGAGGTCGCGCACATCGGATTGCAGTTTCTGCACTCGCGGCAGATTGGGATTCGCGCCGACGAAGCGCATTTGAAAAGGGATTCCCCGCTGGCGGAGTATGCCCAGAGCGGCGGTCAGTTTCTCGATGTCTTCATGCTCCCCGAAGCCCCCGGAGTACAGGATGACGGGAGGCGTATTCTTGGGTTCTGGCGGCATCGCCCAGGCTTGGCAATCAATGATTGTGGGAACGATGTGGACTCGTTCCGGATGGCCGGACAGCGCGGCGTACTTCTGCTGAAGGTAGGAAGAGATGACCCAGAGCTGATCCGCCATTCCGGAGCACCAATGGTCGGCCGCCCAGGAGTTCCATCCGAAGATTCGTTGGGACAGGCTGATGTTCTCGGTGACCACCAGCTCCATGCGTTCGTCCTCGTAGCATTGGACAGTCGGTATACCCAGACGTCGTGCCAGGCGAGTGATGGGGAACGTGTCGTAGAAGGCGAGGTGGTTAAAGATCACCAGATCGAGCTGCCCTTGGGAAGCCGCTGCTCGAACGCGTTTCAGGATTGCCCGTACGGCTCGGATTTTTAGTCCGATGGCCTTGAAGCCCCGATCTCGGTCGGTGGTGCCTAGCACGTACTCGTAGCGGGCTCCGCACATCTCGCCGGAGACTTGAGTAGTGCCGGCGGCTTCGAGGCTGTGCTGATTCCAGACGGTGACTTGGTGCCCTAGTCCCGTGAGGGCGCTGATCAGAGTGCGCAGGCGACCGGTGCGGCCCCAACCCTCGGGTAGGTCCGCGACAGTCACGAGGGCGATGTGCAGCTTCGTCCGGTTCAAGGCAAGAGGACGGACGGGTTACGCAGGAGCACCGAAGGCGCCCGGGGAGCGCATCCCTCGACCCGTCTTGCGAGGCGTCGGTCCGGTTTGAGCGACCGCTGCCGCTGGTGCCGGTTGCTGGGCGTGGCAGATGCCGCCGTTCAGGGCAATGCTGAAGCCGATTGCTCCGGTGAACATGAAAAGCCCTCCGGTGAAAGTGCCGTAGACGAAGAAGAAAAAGATGGTCTGGGCGATAAAATACGCCAATAGGAGCGTGTTGACGGTCTTCAATTCCGCCGGGCCGTATCGGTAGTTGCGGTAGAGCCCCATAAACGCCACCACGAGGAACCAAAGGAAGAACGCCACTCCGAACAACCCGAGGGGTAGGATGAGCGACAGTGGCCCGCTATGGAAGTCGCCGGCGATGTAGGAGCCCTCGAAATCGCTGATGTATCCCCGCCGCATGGACTCGCGGATCAGGTTCATGTCGGAGGCCTTGCCACCGTAGCCCTTGCCGATCCAGAGAAACTGCGGGATCTGCTCAATAACGACATTCCACATCCGGACCCGCCAATCGGTGGAGGCCCAGGCATCGAATCGGACGACGGGATTCACATTCACCGGCAGGAAACTGATCGCCCGCTGGACCACCAGCGGCAGCCGTTCGGTGAAAGGCAGGGCGCAGGCAAACAAGATTAAGCCCACCCCCACCAGGACTGCGAACAGCTTGGTTTTATAGAGCCGCTCCAGGATCAGTTGGGTCGTGAAAATGAGGCCCAGGATGATGGGCATGGAACGGAATCCGCCGAACATACTTGTGCCTACCAGGA includes the following:
- a CDS encoding glycosyltransferase family 4 protein, with amino-acid sequence MNRTKLHIALVTVADLPEGWGRTGRLRTLISALTGLGHQVTVWNQHSLEAAGTTQVSGEMCGARYEYVLGTTDRDRGFKAIGLKIRAVRAILKRVRAAASQGQLDLVIFNHLAFYDTFPITRLARRLGIPTVQCYEDERMELVVTENISLSQRIFGWNSWAADHWCSGMADQLWVISSYLQQKYAALSGHPERVHIVPTIIDCQAWAMPPEPKNTPPVILYSGGFGEHEDIEKLTAALGILRQRGIPFQMRFVGANPNLPRVQKLQSDVRDLKLESCVTLRGFSPSSVVKEEVANANILMNLRTNSVWSKSGLSTKLSEYLAAGRTVMTTDIGDNARYVQDGVSALVVSPDDPADRVADLLAKAIQDPNLRATLAAGAREAALRHFHVPVVQEHLSQLLAQMTRR